A part of Desulfobacter sp. genomic DNA contains:
- a CDS encoding HDOD domain-containing protein, with protein MNLVNVFDAEPGMVLAREVKNREGRLLMKAGTLLGEKEIRILRMWGILDVHVVSEGGKKKTKSEEPLAERDEFLEKWFRNNDLDDPVVRMIHDLAREWFEDHPGIFSALAARTGAAAEDEEIPAPAGPADPAALLGDEVKLPSLPKIYFEIEAAVEDPRFSGREIAEIVSKDTALSASLLKIVNSAFYGFREGISSLAQAAVALGSRQICTLALGVTVINYFKALPGRAPDMEAFWHHSLGCAVLCANLATHIPEADRDRVFTGGLLHDIGRLVFLSYFPDACGAALARAGNLEKPLVQVEPDFFKMDHARFGSLLADSWNFPEQISHLIRNHHKAFTTLPETETAVVYFANWMVSALGIGFTGEAVLPALDLHAWEAMGIPPAALVPVLRQTDRQITEAIRFFYG; from the coding sequence ATGAATCTGGTGAATGTATTTGACGCCGAACCCGGAATGGTTCTGGCCCGTGAGGTGAAAAACAGGGAAGGGCGCCTTCTGATGAAAGCCGGAACTCTGCTTGGGGAAAAGGAGATCAGGATTCTCCGGATGTGGGGCATCCTTGACGTCCATGTCGTTTCAGAGGGCGGTAAGAAAAAAACAAAATCAGAAGAACCCCTGGCGGAACGAGATGAATTCCTGGAAAAATGGTTCAGGAATAATGATCTCGACGATCCGGTGGTCCGGATGATCCATGACCTGGCCCGGGAGTGGTTTGAAGATCATCCTGGGATTTTCAGCGCCCTGGCGGCCCGCACAGGGGCCGCTGCAGAGGATGAAGAAATCCCTGCACCGGCCGGACCGGCGGACCCTGCGGCCCTGCTGGGGGATGAGGTCAAGCTGCCCTCCCTGCCCAAAATCTATTTTGAAATTGAGGCCGCGGTTGAGGATCCGAGGTTTTCCGGCAGGGAAATCGCAGAAATCGTCAGTAAAGATACCGCCCTTTCCGCCTCTCTGTTGAAAATCGTCAATTCCGCCTTTTACGGGTTCAGAGAAGGAATCAGTTCCCTTGCCCAGGCCGCTGTGGCCCTGGGCAGCCGGCAGATCTGCACCCTGGCACTGGGGGTGACCGTGATCAATTATTTCAAGGCCCTGCCGGGCCGTGCCCCGGATATGGAAGCCTTCTGGCACCACAGCCTGGGCTGCGCTGTCCTCTGTGCCAACCTGGCCACCCACATCCCCGAGGCAGACCGCGACCGGGTTTTTACCGGGGGACTGCTCCACGATATCGGCCGTCTGGTTTTCTTAAGCTATTTCCCCGATGCCTGCGGTGCCGCACTGGCCCGGGCCGGGAATTTGGAAAAGCCGCTGGTGCAGGTGGAACCGGATTTTTTTAAAATGGACCACGCCCGGTTCGGCAGCCTGCTGGCGGATTCCTGGAATTTTCCCGAACAGATTTCCCATTTGATCCGGAACCACCACAAGGCCTTTACCACCCTGCCGGAGACTGAAACTGCCGTGGTCTATTTTGCCAATTGGATGGTTTCGGCCCTGGGCATCGGATTCACAGGGGAAGCCGTCCTTCCGGCACTGGACCTTCATGCCTGGGAGGCCATGGGTATCCCGCCGGCGGCCCTGGTGCCGGTCCTCAGGCAGACAGACCGCCAGATCACTGAAGCCATAAGGTTCTTCTATGGATGA
- the pbpC gene encoding penicillin-binding protein 1C, which produces MTGRLNRLKLAGLAAVALIFLFGTAGGLLDRLFPLPLAGRPVSTVVTDRSGIPLRVFADQRGIWRFPAVPDKVSDLYIEALLGYEDRWFYYHPGINPLAMARALAQNLIQGRVVSGGSTITMQVARILTSGTGRGGAAGRGRLTVKLIQILRAVQLEYHFTKDEILGLYLTHAPFGANIEGVRAAAHTWLGKDANDLTHAEAALLAVLPQAPSRYRPDRHPGRAARARNKVLDRMAGFGIWSREDIEAAKQEPVVPFRFPNPMSAPLAARRLKTLAPDAGIIKTFLDQETQLHTEELLSNYMATLPPEQSGAVLVVNHKTLEVQAYAGSADFFSIRRRGHVDMVTAMRSPGSTLKPFVYGLALDEGLVHSHSLLMDVPRFGQAYDPGNFTKGFSGPVTLTRALRDSLNLPAVQVLAAYGPARFHDRLKNAGARFAFAGRPNLSMALGGVGTCLESLVTLYTALGRKGVAGRLRLRPSDPVTERYLMSPGAAWIIRRILSRPLPGQENIARLSGNWPLAWKTGTSYGFRDAWAVGVKGDFTAGVWVGRPDGSPCPGQYGGVTALPLLAQVMESLETPGRIVPQPASVAREPVCWPSGLGEKAVRGRAAGACARRFSAWILDHKIPPTLTGEAGPAASLVRTLWVDASGNRAAPVCGGVKKKAFALWPWQVEPFIPARLRRASVIPRDSESCPDLAPMILPALRIVSIADHSVISSQPGRGGAFLPLKALGGNGKLVWFLNRRPLGNSAAMAMPEPGEYQLAVADETGRSDRIRFRVIRIAP; this is translated from the coding sequence ATGACAGGCCGACTGAATCGCCTTAAACTTGCCGGCCTTGCCGCCGTTGCATTGATTTTCCTGTTTGGAACGGCTGGGGGACTTCTCGACCGCTTGTTTCCCCTTCCCCTGGCCGGCCGGCCGGTGTCCACGGTGGTCACTGACCGCAGCGGTATCCCGTTGCGGGTATTTGCGGACCAGCGGGGGATATGGCGGTTTCCCGCTGTGCCGGACAAGGTTTCTGACCTGTATATCGAGGCGCTGCTGGGCTATGAGGACCGGTGGTTCTATTACCATCCCGGCATCAACCCCCTGGCCATGGCCCGGGCCCTGGCCCAGAACCTGATCCAGGGGCGGGTGGTTTCCGGGGGGTCCACCATTACCATGCAGGTGGCCCGGATCTTAACTTCGGGCACAGGCCGTGGAGGGGCAGCCGGCCGGGGGCGCCTCACAGTAAAGCTGATCCAGATTCTCAGGGCGGTCCAGCTGGAATACCATTTCACCAAAGATGAAATCCTGGGCCTTTACCTTACCCATGCCCCCTTTGGGGCCAATATCGAAGGGGTGAGGGCCGCAGCCCACACCTGGCTGGGAAAGGATGCTAACGATCTTACCCACGCCGAGGCCGCATTGCTGGCGGTGCTGCCCCAGGCGCCCTCCAGATACCGGCCGGACCGCCATCCCGGGCGGGCCGCCCGTGCCAGGAACAAGGTCCTGGACCGCATGGCAGGTTTCGGGATCTGGTCCCGTGAGGATATCGAGGCCGCAAAGCAGGAGCCCGTAGTCCCTTTCCGGTTTCCCAATCCCATGTCTGCCCCCCTGGCGGCCCGGCGGCTGAAAACCCTGGCGCCGGATGCCGGTATCATAAAGACCTTTCTGGACCAGGAAACCCAGCTTCATACCGAAGAACTGCTCAGTAATTATATGGCGACCCTGCCCCCGGAGCAGTCCGGGGCCGTTCTGGTGGTGAACCATAAAACCCTGGAGGTTCAGGCATATGCCGGGTCCGCAGATTTCTTCAGCATCCGGCGCCGGGGCCATGTGGACATGGTCACGGCCATGCGGTCCCCCGGATCGACTCTGAAACCCTTTGTCTATGGGCTGGCCCTGGATGAGGGGCTGGTCCATTCCCATTCCCTGCTCATGGATGTCCCCCGGTTCGGCCAGGCCTATGATCCGGGTAATTTTACCAAAGGATTTTCAGGGCCGGTGACCCTGACCCGTGCCCTTCGCGATTCTTTGAACCTCCCGGCGGTCCAGGTCCTTGCGGCCTACGGCCCGGCCCGGTTCCACGACCGCCTGAAAAATGCGGGGGCCCGGTTTGCCTTTGCCGGCAGGCCCAATCTTTCCATGGCCCTGGGCGGGGTGGGGACCTGTCTGGAATCCCTGGTCACCCTGTACACCGCCCTGGGCAGGAAGGGGGTGGCTGGCAGGCTCCGGCTGAGGCCATCCGACCCGGTAACGGAACGCTATCTCATGAGTCCGGGGGCGGCCTGGATTATCCGGCGGATATTGTCCCGGCCATTGCCGGGGCAGGAAAATATCGCCAGGCTTTCAGGGAACTGGCCCCTGGCCTGGAAAACAGGCACCAGCTATGGGTTCAGGGATGCCTGGGCGGTGGGGGTAAAAGGCGATTTTACGGCAGGGGTCTGGGTGGGGCGGCCGGACGGCTCCCCCTGCCCGGGGCAGTACGGGGGCGTCACGGCCCTGCCGCTGCTGGCCCAGGTCATGGAAAGCCTTGAGACCCCCGGCAGGATCGTTCCCCAGCCGGCTTCTGTGGCCCGGGAGCCGGTCTGCTGGCCGTCGGGCCTTGGGGAGAAAGCTGTCCGGGGCCGGGCGGCAGGGGCCTGTGCCCGGCGGTTTTCCGCATGGATCCTGGATCATAAAATTCCGCCAACCCTAACGGGGGAGGCGGGCCCTGCGGCCTCCCTGGTCCGCACTCTCTGGGTGGATGCCAGCGGCAACAGGGCCGCTCCGGTATGCGGAGGGGTGAAAAAGAAGGCCTTTGCCCTGTGGCCCTGGCAGGTTGAACCGTTTATACCGGCCCGGTTACGGCGCGCTTCAGTGATCCCGAGGGATTCGGAATCCTGTCCGGACCTGGCCCCCATGATTCTGCCAGCCCTGAGGATCGTTTCCATAGCAGATCACAGCGTGATTTCAAGCCAGCCCGGCCGCGGCGGTGCCTTCCTGCCCCTGAAGGCCCTGGGCGGCAATGGGAAACTGGTCTGGTTCCTGAACCGGCGTCCCCTGGGCAATTCTGCTGCCATGGCCATGCCTGAGCCCGGGGAATACCAGCTGGCTGTCGCCGATGAAACCGGAAGAAGTGACCGGATTCGTTTCAGGGTGATTCGAATCGCCCCCTGA